The following proteins come from a genomic window of Flavobacteriales bacterium:
- a CDS encoding protein-L-isoaspartate(D-aspartate) O-methyltransferase: protein MNDNFRHQGLRFKLVELLRNKGITNEKVLMAIAKIPRHLFLDKAFIDFAYQDKAFPIAAGQTISHPYTVAYQTELLEVKPREKVLEVGTGSGYQTALLLELKAQVFSIERQKELYQKTKAFLPKLGYHCMFFYGDGYKGLTNFAPFDKIIVTAGAPFLPEDLVKQLKVGGRMVIPVGDSDKQKMILITKNSEDNIEQKVLGDFSFVPLLPKKSQ from the coding sequence ATGAATGATAACTTTAGACATCAGGGCTTACGTTTTAAACTAGTAGAGCTATTAAGAAATAAGGGGATAACCAATGAAAAGGTACTAATGGCAATAGCCAAGATTCCTAGGCATTTGTTCTTAGATAAAGCCTTTATAGACTTCGCCTATCAAGATAAAGCCTTTCCCATTGCTGCTGGTCAAACCATATCTCACCCATATACTGTAGCTTATCAAACTGAATTATTGGAGGTAAAACCTCGTGAAAAGGTTCTGGAAGTAGGAACAGGCTCTGGCTATCAGACTGCTCTGTTATTGGAACTGAAGGCTCAAGTGTTTTCTATCGAAAGACAAAAAGAACTTTACCAAAAGACAAAAGCGTTTTTGCCAAAGCTTGGCTACCATTGTATGTTTTTTTATGGAGACGGCTACAAGGGCTTGACGAATTTTGCTCCTTTTGATAAAATTATTGTAACAGCAGGTGCGCCATTTCTTCCAGAAGATTTAGTGAAGCAATTGAAAGTTGGGGGTAGGATGGTTATTCCTGTTGGGGATTCGGACAAGCAAAAAATGATTTTAATTACAAAGAACTCGGAAGACAATATAGAACAGAAGGTATTAGGTGATTTTTCTTTTGTTCCGCTTTTACCGAAAAAGAGCCAATAG
- a CDS encoding 3-hydroxybutyryl-CoA dehydrogenase → MKHIGVIGAGTMGNGIAHVFAQSGYSVRLIDLSQEALDKALATISKNLDRMLAKEKISESDKANTLSNIETFTDMLAAVKGLDLVVEAATENMDIKLKIFSQLDELCDENTILGSNTSSISITKIASATQRPDKVIGMHFMNPVPVMKLVEVIRGYATSDDVTHKIMEVSKSLGKVPVEVNDYPGFVANRILMPMINEAIITLHEGVAGVEEIDTVMMLGMAHPMGPLHLADFIGLDVCLSILEVMHQGFGNPKYAPCPLLVNMVTAGKLGVKSGEGFYDYSDGPRNKKLSVQFVR, encoded by the coding sequence ATGAAACATATTGGTGTTATTGGTGCAGGTACAATGGGTAATGGTATTGCTCATGTCTTTGCACAAAGTGGATACTCCGTTAGATTAATAGACTTATCTCAGGAAGCTCTTGACAAAGCTTTGGCAACCATTTCTAAAAACTTAGATAGAATGTTGGCTAAGGAAAAGATTTCGGAATCTGATAAAGCCAATACCTTGAGTAATATTGAGACTTTTACCGATATGTTAGCGGCTGTTAAAGGATTAGACTTGGTAGTAGAAGCTGCAACGGAAAATATGGATATCAAACTCAAGATATTCTCTCAGCTCGATGAGCTATGTGACGAGAATACCATTTTAGGTTCTAATACTTCTTCAATATCAATTACAAAAATTGCCTCCGCTACTCAGCGTCCAGATAAGGTAATAGGTATGCACTTCATGAATCCTGTACCAGTAATGAAGTTGGTAGAGGTTATTCGTGGTTATGCTACTTCTGATGATGTAACACACAAAATAATGGAAGTATCCAAATCTTTGGGTAAAGTTCCTGTGGAAGTAAACGATTATCCTGGTTTTGTTGCCAATAGAATATTGATGCCTATGATTAATGAGGCTATCATTACCCTTCATGAGGGTGTAGCAGGTGTCGAAGAAATTGATACCGTTATGATGCTAGGAATGGCTCACCCTATGGGACCCTTGCATCTGGCTGATTTTATTGGCTTGGACGTTTGCCTATCTATTTTGGAAGTGATGCATCAAGGCTTTGGGAATCCTAAATATGCACCTTGTCCATTGTTAGTTAATATGGTAACTGCTGGCAAGTTAGGGGTGAAGTCTGGTGAAGGCTTTTACGATTACTCGGATGGACCTCGTAACAAAAAGCTATCGGTACAATTTGTGAGGTAA
- a CDS encoding DUF4294 domain-containing protein yields the protein MKSILIILLFPFVCLSQVDTFMIKEMYYDKKDTLVLSEIDEVQILHFKNKEDQRYFRRLQYKTLKVYPYAKLASSKLDSVLADLDSIPKRRKQKAYIKAVEKWAKEELAEDLKKLSRWEGRILSKLIYRETNISTYEIIKDLRGGFQAFFWQSLARLYDNNLKTPYQPQTVEEDKWIEYILNDAKQQGIIE from the coding sequence GTGAAATCAATTCTTATCATATTACTTTTTCCTTTTGTATGCTTATCACAAGTAGATACTTTTATGATTAAAGAAATGTATTATGACAAAAAAGATACTCTTGTATTAAGTGAAATTGATGAAGTTCAAATTCTGCATTTTAAAAATAAGGAAGACCAAAGGTATTTTAGACGACTACAGTACAAAACACTAAAGGTTTATCCTTATGCCAAATTAGCTTCTTCAAAATTGGATAGTGTCTTAGCCGATTTGGATAGTATTCCTAAACGTAGAAAACAAAAAGCCTACATAAAAGCAGTAGAGAAATGGGCAAAAGAAGAATTAGCTGAAGATTTAAAAAAACTTTCAAGATGGGAAGGGCGAATACTCTCGAAATTGATTTACAGAGAAACCAATATCAGTACCTATGAAATCATTAAGGATTTGAGGGGTGGTTTTCAAGCCTTTTTTTGGCAGAGCTTAGCTCGATTATATGACAATAACCTAAAAACGCCCTACCAACCCCAAACTGTTGAAGAGGATAAATGGATAGAATACATCTTGAATGATGCTAAACAACAAGGGATAATTGAGTAA
- the rimM gene encoding 16S rRNA processing protein RimM yields the protein MKKEECFFLGKISRKHGYKGELNIKLDVISSPEFKELSHLFIDMNGSLVPFFISTFRFKNKGIALVKFEDVNSDEEATSLINKETYLPINFLPEDESPFIGVINFSISDLKHRNLGKVVNIQDNSGQQLFVIDFKGKEILIPIAEPFIHKIDKEKKEIVLDTPDGLIDLYL from the coding sequence ATGAAAAAGGAAGAATGTTTCTTTCTTGGCAAGATCAGTCGAAAACACGGATACAAGGGAGAGCTAAATATCAAATTAGATGTTATCTCATCTCCTGAATTTAAGGAACTAAGTCACTTGTTCATTGATATGAATGGTAGCTTAGTTCCTTTCTTTATTAGCACATTTCGCTTTAAGAACAAAGGAATTGCTCTTGTAAAATTTGAGGACGTTAATAGTGATGAAGAAGCCACATCATTAATCAATAAAGAAACCTATCTCCCAATTAATTTTCTTCCAGAGGATGAAAGTCCTTTTATTGGGGTCATTAATTTTTCCATAAGCGACTTAAAACACAGAAATCTCGGTAAGGTCGTAAATATTCAAGACAATAGCGGTCAACAGCTTTTTGTCATTGATTTTAAGGGAAAAGAGATACTCATTCCCATTGCCGAACCCTTCATTCACAAGATAGACAAAGAAAAAAAGGAAATCGTTTTAGATACGCCCGACGGACTTATTGATTTATATTTATAG
- a CDS encoding 30S ribosomal protein S16 produces the protein MPTKIRLQRHGKKSKPIYKIVVADSRAKRDGKFIENLGQYNPNTNPATVDLNFDRALDWVMKGAQPTNTALVLLKYKGVMMKKHLLGGVAKGAFNEEEAENRFEAWLAEKEEKIISKKDALSKAEQDDKKARLAAEKEISENRAKELANAELAEEAPVTEEAPAAEEVPAAEEAPVAEEAPAAEEVPAAEEVPAAEEVPAAEEAPVAEEAPAAEEVTAAEEVPAAEEAPVAEEAPAAEEAPVAEEAPAAEEVTAAEEVPAAEEAPVAEEAPAAEEKKEDSAE, from the coding sequence ATGCCTACAAAAATTAGATTACAAAGACACGGTAAAAAATCAAAGCCAATCTACAAAATAGTTGTTGCTGATAGCCGTGCAAAAAGAGACGGTAAATTCATTGAGAATTTAGGTCAGTACAATCCTAACACAAATCCTGCAACTGTTGATTTAAACTTCGATAGAGCTTTGGATTGGGTTATGAAAGGTGCTCAACCAACTAACACTGCTTTAGTTCTTTTGAAATACAAAGGAGTAATGATGAAAAAACACCTTTTAGGTGGTGTTGCTAAAGGAGCATTCAATGAAGAAGAAGCTGAAAATCGTTTTGAAGCTTGGTTAGCTGAAAAAGAAGAGAAAATCATTTCTAAGAAAGATGCTCTTTCTAAAGCTGAACAAGACGACAAAAAAGCACGATTAGCTGCTGAAAAAGAAATCAGTGAAAACAGAGCGAAAGAATTAGCTAATGCTGAGCTAGCTGAAGAAGCTCCTGTTACTGAAGAAGCTCCTGCTGCTGAAGAAGTACCTGCTGCTGAAGAAGCTCCTGTTGCTGAAGAAGCTCCTGCTGCTGAAGAAGTACCTGCTGCTGAAGAAGTACCTGCTGCTGAAGAAGTACCTGCTGCTGAAGAAGCTCCTGTTGCTGAAGAAGCTCCTGCTGCTGAAGAAGTAACTGCTGCTGAAGAAGTACCTGCTGCTGAAGAAGCTCCTGTTGCTGAAGAAGCTCCTGCTGCTGAAGAAGCTCCTGTTGCTGAAGAAGCTCCTGCTGCTGAAGAAGTAACTGCTGCTGAAGAAGTACCTGCTGCTGAAGAAGCTCCTGTTGCTGAAGAAGCTCCTGCTGCTGAAGAAAAGAAAGAAGATTCTGCTGAGTAA